The following are encoded in a window of Bradyrhizobium sp. WBOS07 genomic DNA:
- a CDS encoding substrate-binding protein, which produces MTDDLIRRGLSRRGLLQTTAGLIGGSVLPALPAFAEDKPAIGSYPVGVSGSTAFIGISVPRTGTYAVQGEDELKGYQLAIEHINEGHELIKKISPKTTKGVLGKELKFGVADSAAKPNEAVQAQQRFISENKAIMITGGTSSAVAVALNKLAQREKVIFVCGISGSNDTTGKDCVRYGFRQNFFGQTAAAAIGPVMVKEFGKGKKAAYLTPDYTYGHTVTKSMQDFLATAGWTTVTNQVAPLGAPDYSSYLLNVANSGADVLINVNWGHDAVLSTKQAKQFGVLDKMKLVVPYQVPFIARETGGLMQGVYAATDYWWTLENKFPLAKMFNEAFEKKYGYKPEWGAENAYVSFAHWARMCEQAGSFNPPDVIKAYEKGETIPSLVGDVHYRPEDHQCVRPVIIVKGKQQKDMKGKEDWYDVVEIVPGEGLMQKPDAFGCHLGDYS; this is translated from the coding sequence ATGACTGACGATCTCATCCGCCGCGGCCTCTCGCGCCGCGGCCTGCTCCAGACCACGGCAGGCCTCATCGGCGGCTCCGTGCTGCCGGCGTTGCCGGCCTTTGCCGAGGACAAGCCGGCGATCGGCTCCTATCCCGTGGGCGTCTCGGGTTCCACCGCTTTCATCGGCATCTCGGTGCCGCGCACCGGCACCTATGCCGTGCAGGGGGAAGACGAGCTCAAGGGCTATCAACTCGCGATCGAGCACATCAACGAAGGTCACGAGCTGATCAAGAAGATCTCGCCGAAGACGACGAAGGGCGTGCTCGGCAAGGAGCTCAAGTTCGGCGTTGCGGATTCCGCAGCCAAGCCGAACGAGGCGGTGCAGGCTCAGCAGCGCTTCATCAGCGAGAACAAGGCAATCATGATCACCGGCGGCACCTCGAGCGCGGTCGCGGTCGCGCTCAACAAGCTGGCTCAGCGCGAGAAGGTGATTTTCGTGTGCGGCATCTCCGGCTCGAACGACACCACGGGCAAGGACTGCGTCCGCTACGGCTTCCGCCAGAACTTCTTCGGCCAAACCGCCGCGGCCGCGATCGGCCCCGTCATGGTTAAGGAATTCGGCAAGGGCAAGAAAGCTGCGTATCTCACGCCTGACTACACCTACGGCCACACCGTCACCAAGTCGATGCAGGACTTCCTCGCGACCGCCGGCTGGACCACCGTGACCAACCAAGTCGCGCCCCTCGGCGCGCCCGACTATTCCTCTTATCTTCTGAACGTCGCGAATTCCGGCGCCGACGTGCTGATCAACGTCAACTGGGGCCACGACGCGGTGCTGTCGACCAAGCAGGCGAAGCAGTTCGGCGTGCTCGACAAGATGAAGCTGGTGGTCCCGTATCAGGTGCCGTTCATCGCGCGCGAGACCGGCGGCCTGATGCAGGGCGTCTATGCCGCCACGGACTATTGGTGGACGCTCGAGAACAAGTTCCCGCTGGCCAAGATGTTCAACGAGGCGTTCGAGAAGAAGTACGGCTACAAGCCGGAATGGGGCGCGGAGAACGCCTATGTCAGCTTCGCGCACTGGGCTCGCATGTGCGAGCAGGCCGGCAGCTTCAACCCGCCCGACGTGATCAAGGCCTATGAGAAGGGCGAGACGATCCCCTCGCTCGTCGGCGACGTGCACTACCGCCCCGAAGACCACCAGTGCGTCCGCCCCGTGATCATCGTCAAGGGCAAGCAGCAAAAGGACATGAAGGGCAAGGAAGACTGGTACGACGTCGTCGAGATCGTGCCGGGTGAAGGCTTGATGCAGAAGCCGGACGCGTTCGGCTGCCATCTCGGCGACTATAGCTGA